The nucleotide window AACCGGCAGCCATGATTTGCGGCTGCGCGAGAAATTCGTCGATGCGCAATGGACCTTCGTGCGCGGCGGCGCGGCGCTGATCGACGAGCCGCTCTACCGCTACCCCGCCGTCGCGTATCAGGCGCAGGTGCACGCCGCCGTCAACATCGGCCTCGCGCGTGCGGCGCTCGATCTGCTGACAGGCATGTCCGGCTCGACCAAAACCACTACCGGCGCGCCGCGCCTCGCCGACCGTGGCTATTACCGTTCGGGGCTCGCGAAAGCGGAGGCCAACTGGCGCAGCGCCCGCGCGTTCTTCTACGAATCCGCCGAGGCCGCATGGCAAACGCTGATCGACGGCGATCCGGTCTCGCAGGAACAGGCCAATCTGTTGCGTCTGAGCGCGACGCATGCCGCGCAGATCGGCGCGGAAGTGGTGATGCAGGCGTATCAGATGGCGGGCGTCGCCGCGATTTATCGCGAGAACCGGTTGCAGCGTCTCGTGCGGGATTCGATCGTCGTGACGCAGCACGCGTTTCTGGGCGAAGGCACGTATGACGCATCCGGCGCGTTGTTCGCCGGCGTGCCGCCGGTCACGCCTTTTCCGTGACGCAGCGCGCCCTGCCCCTTGCCATGCAAAAGGAAAAGATCGTGACGACCGAAGACACCAGAAAGCGTTTCCGCGATGCGATGGCGTGCCTGCCGGCCGCCGTCAACATCATCACCACGGACGGACCCGGCGGCCGCTGCGGCATCACGGCAAGCGCGGTGTGCTCGGTGACCGACGCGCCGCCGACCATGCTCGTCTGTATCAATCAGGCCAGCTATGTGCATGACGTACTGCATCGCAACCGCAGCGTGTGCATCAACGTGCTGGCCGCCGAGTGCCAGGAACTCGCGCGTGATTTCGCCGGCATGACAGCGTGCTCGATGGACGAGCGCTTCGGACGCCACGCATGGACGGACGGCGCGTCGTCGGCGCCGGTGCTTGCGGATGCGATCGCCAGTCTCGAAGGCGAGATCGTCGACATCAAGACGGTCGGCTCGCACTCGGTCATGTTCGCGCAGATCCGCCACATTGCGCTGCGCTCGGATGGCGACGGACTCATCTATTTCGGCCGGCAGTTTCACCGTCTGACACGTCCGCAAGCGGTGGTGCCGTCGGTTGCCGCGCAAGGCGCGAGGTGAGCGTGGAAGTCTGCTTCTTTCTAATTGGGCACGGTGCGACTGGGCTTGAAACACGATCTCTCGATCTGTCGGGCTTCCACGCAGCATCACGCGATACAGAAGGATTACGCCGTTTCGTGATCCACGTGCCCGCGAAATCGGACGACTGCGATCCTCTGTCGAAGACCGACGCTTCCGCGCGACCTCGCTGCGTGCTGCAATGGTATTTCGACGACCTCGGACTGCTCGAACAGGCACTGCAACCAGAAGGTACGATGCATGACATAGTGGACGGATCTGCTAGCACGGGGCTCGCCTTCACGCAGCAAGCCATGGCAGTCAGGAGCTTCGCAACCCCGGATCCAGTCGACCTCGACACTCCCACCGAACGCTGCACCTACCTCGTCAGCTACGAAGGCGAAGCGCAAGACTTCAACGCGTGGCTCTCGCATTACCTCGCGCATCACCCACCGCTGATGGCGCAATTGCCCGGCATTCGCGAGCTGGAAATCTATACGCGGCTCGATTACCGCTCTGGTCTCGGCATCGAACGCGCCACGGCCATGCAACGCAACAAAGTCGTCTTCGATCATGCCGCTTCGCTAAGGGCTGCGCTGGCGTCGCCGATTCGCGCCAGCATGAAGCGGGACTTCAACGCCTTTCCGCCCTACAGCGGCGCGACGCTGCATTTCCCTATGCGCAGCATTTACGGTAATCTGAAACCCAAATAAACGCCCGCCCTCGCCGCGATCCGAACGTCATGACCAAGTCGCACCCCGGCATTACGGATTTGAACCTGCTGCGCGTGTTTCTGGCCATCTCCGATCTGCGCAGCCTGACCGCCGCGGGCGAGCGTCTCGGACTCACTCAACCGGCGGTCAGCCACGCCTTGCGCCGGCTACGCATCTTGTTCGACGACCCGCTGTTCGTTCGCACGCCCACCGGCATGGTGCCCACCGACGCCGCCTTGCGCTTGCACACGCCGCTCACGCAGGCGTTCGGGATCATCAACCTCGCGGTCCAGCAAATCGCCAAGTTCGATCCCGCCACGGCGCAGCGCGCGTTTCGCGTGTCCATGTCGGATATGTCGGAGTTCTATTTTCTGCCGCCGCTTCTTTCCATGCTCGACCGCAGCGCGCGCGGCATTCGCCTGGAGATTGCGAACGTCTCCGTCGACTCGGTGAGCTCCGCGATGCGCAGCGGCGAGATCGATCTTGCGCTCGGCTATGTGCCCGGTCTCGATCCGGGTTGCGTGAGCAAGACGCTCTTCGTCGACGAGCATGTTTGCGTGGTGCGGGCCGGCCACCCGCTGCGCAAACAGAAGCC belongs to Paraburkholderia sp. FT54 and includes:
- the hpaC gene encoding 4-hydroxyphenylacetate 3-monooxygenase, reductase component, which gives rise to MQKEKIVTTEDTRKRFRDAMACLPAAVNIITTDGPGGRCGITASAVCSVTDAPPTMLVCINQASYVHDVLHRNRSVCINVLAAECQELARDFAGMTACSMDERFGRHAWTDGASSAPVLADAIASLEGEIVDIKTVGSHSVMFAQIRHIALRSDGDGLIYFGRQFHRLTRPQAVVPSVAAQGAR
- a CDS encoding LysR family transcriptional regulator; translation: MTKSHPGITDLNLLRVFLAISDLRSLTAAGERLGLTQPAVSHALRRLRILFDDPLFVRTPTGMVPTDAALRLHTPLTQAFGIINLAVQQIAKFDPATAQRAFRVSMSDMSEFYFLPPLLSMLDRSARGIRLEIANVSVDSVSSAMRSGEIDLALGYVPGLDPGCVSKTLFVDEHVCVVRAGHPLRKQKPTKEDLASLRYVYASTNATGHRMVEQWLEELNLRRDIVLRLPHFVVAPEIVQHTDLAVIFPRSIAQRFNRNKAFRILPLPFALPPIEIQVHSHSQFSADPGIAWLLNEIYDMFHQPSVSDKTRAGTPL
- a CDS encoding EthD family reductase, with product MEVCFFLIGHGATGLETRSLDLSGFHAASRDTEGLRRFVIHVPAKSDDCDPLSKTDASARPRCVLQWYFDDLGLLEQALQPEGTMHDIVDGSASTGLAFTQQAMAVRSFATPDPVDLDTPTERCTYLVSYEGEAQDFNAWLSHYLAHHPPLMAQLPGIRELEIYTRLDYRSGLGIERATAMQRNKVVFDHAASLRAALASPIRASMKRDFNAFPPYSGATLHFPMRSIYGNLKPK